Proteins from a genomic interval of uncultured Desulfuromusa sp.:
- a CDS encoding transposase, whose amino-acid sequence MARKPRLHFPGAVYHVTLHGNGNQQVFFDATDRTRFLLLIQEGIEKFGHKVHAYCLLPNKLQLVIEVDEVPLSRIMQQLGFRYTRWFNDWHHQAGHLFQGRYKAILINPETYLLNLVREVHLAPVRLHLETDPMRYGWSSHRAYCGREAVLWLSRDRTFLQIEETGVRALMKFHAYVNEGLETTAPIDFNRGSESDPRILGDDEFVRGVLKLSRQKYQPKVKPEKVLQIVLDRYKITEEELAAPGKNRHNSEARAFLAWLYLETGCGTMTALGERLGRDVSSLSSGVRRLQLKAKKDAKTADKYQKLMNRVRR is encoded by the coding sequence ATGGCACGGAAACCACGGTTACACTTTCCGGGGGCTGTTTACCACGTCACCTTGCATGGCAATGGTAATCAGCAGGTCTTTTTCGATGCAACGGACCGGACCCGGTTTCTGCTTCTGATTCAGGAAGGAATTGAGAAGTTTGGGCATAAAGTCCATGCTTATTGCCTGCTGCCGAATAAACTGCAACTGGTTATTGAAGTTGATGAAGTCCCGCTATCGCGAATCATGCAGCAACTTGGTTTTCGTTACACCCGCTGGTTTAACGACTGGCATCACCAGGCCGGGCATCTATTTCAGGGACGCTATAAAGCGATTCTGATCAATCCGGAGACATATCTGCTGAATCTGGTCAGAGAAGTTCATCTGGCTCCGGTCAGGTTGCATCTTGAAACGGATCCTATGCGCTATGGCTGGAGCAGTCATCGGGCCTATTGTGGCCGGGAAGCGGTGCTCTGGCTTAGCAGGGATCGAACCTTTCTACAGATAGAAGAGACGGGGGTCCGGGCTCTGATGAAGTTTCATGCTTACGTCAATGAAGGTTTGGAAACCACTGCGCCGATTGATTTTAACCGTGGTAGCGAAAGCGATCCCCGGATCCTTGGGGATGATGAATTTGTGCGTGGGGTTTTAAAGCTGTCACGACAGAAATATCAACCTAAAGTGAAACCGGAGAAGGTGTTGCAAATTGTTCTGGATCGCTACAAAATTACCGAAGAAGAACTGGCTGCACCCGGTAAAAATCGACACAATTCCGAAGCTCGGGCATTTCTCGCGTGGCTCTATCTGGAAACGGGATGTGGTACGATGACCGCTCTTGGTGAACGGCTTGGCCGTGATGTTTCATCTCTGAGTTCGGGGGTGCGGAGGCTACAGTTGAAGGCTAAGAAAGACGCAAAGACCGCCGACAAATATCAGAAATTGATGAATCGGGTCCGGCGCTGA
- a CDS encoding ABC transporter permease, with product MIRSLPNSKRYSFTYGTFIICYFIFLFAPLFVTCVLAFNDSDFPSLPWYGFSLDWFVAAGPERIGIFNDSQNLRAIFTSFQTAFWVALFSTIVGTCAAFLFEQESFPFKNILYFLMLAPLVIPGVILGISLLLAANTAGTFVENSFGIDIALFRPSFWLVVMGQFSFITTFVALVVSARLRKFDSTLEEAAMNLGATRLEVIWHITLKFLRPAIIGAGAVAFLMSFENFNTTLFLVGSKPTLPINLYLQVRDGSTPVINAISLLLIVGTFCLALVNLYFTKEKD from the coding sequence GTGATCAGGAGCCTTCCGAATTCAAAACGCTATAGTTTTACCTATGGCACTTTCATCATCTGTTATTTTATTTTTCTATTTGCGCCGCTGTTTGTCACCTGTGTCCTGGCCTTCAATGATTCTGATTTTCCATCATTGCCCTGGTATGGTTTCAGTCTCGACTGGTTTGTGGCTGCGGGACCGGAGCGGATCGGTATTTTTAACGACAGTCAGAACCTGCGCGCCATTTTTACCAGTTTCCAGACCGCTTTCTGGGTCGCTCTCTTCAGCACCATCGTGGGAACTTGCGCCGCTTTTCTGTTTGAACAGGAGAGTTTCCCCTTTAAAAATATTCTCTATTTCCTGATGCTGGCGCCACTGGTGATTCCCGGCGTTATTCTGGGGATCTCGCTATTGCTGGCGGCGAACACTGCCGGAACTTTTGTTGAAAACAGCTTCGGGATAGACATCGCTCTGTTTCGGCCCAGTTTCTGGCTTGTGGTCATGGGGCAGTTCTCATTTATAACCACCTTTGTTGCTTTGGTTGTCTCAGCCCGGTTGCGTAAGTTTGATTCGACTTTGGAAGAAGCGGCGATGAATCTCGGGGCCACACGGCTTGAGGTGATCTGGCACATTACCCTCAAATTTTTACGTCCGGCGATCATTGGAGCAGGGGCTGTTGCGTTTTTGATGAGCTTTGAAAACTTCAACACCACGTTATTCCTCGTCGGCTCCAAACCGACTCTGCCGATCAATCTTTATCTTCAGGTCAGGGATGGCAGTACCCCCGTCATCAACGCGATCTCCCTGTTGTTGATTGTCGGAACCTTCTGTCTGGCTTTGGTCAACCTCTACTTCACGAAAGAAAAAGACTGA
- a CDS encoding M99 family carboxypeptidase catalytic domain-containing protein — MRLPLFLFFLLVIPTQLLAVDFSFHQNTGLKSGPTLLVIGGVDGDEPGGFHAAATLVTRYRIEKGNLWIVPNLNSEAILKRVRGDMNLKFAAVSKSDPQYASIKRIKSIITESQVDLILNLHDGSGFYHPTRINSQRNPNRWGQSCVIDQKQLPGAHFGQLQELAETAIQQVNKKVQAKDHYFQLKNMNTASTTKDIPAKKSLSFFAVSHNKPTIAVEASKKYPVHLRTYYHLEALESFMQQMGITFRRDFPLTPAGVKQVIKDDALISLAEGRIQLELNNMRTSVKHFPLAKTVEPDFSSRNPLITLQPTEEQYRLHYGNNRLAFLDPLYVELDRSIEGVEILIDGVPQDIPFGSIVPVQKKFLVNNQKGYRVNVIGFAKPDQSSDGHFQIGQNQLNKSYSIDKAGQLYRVEVYKGKRFSGMVLVDFRPQKGSTVAHFRPVNPKPEEHLN; from the coding sequence ATGAGATTACCACTATTCCTCTTTTTTTTATTGGTTATCCCGACACAGCTTCTGGCTGTTGATTTCAGCTTTCACCAGAACACCGGGTTAAAATCAGGGCCGACACTTCTGGTCATTGGCGGAGTCGATGGTGATGAGCCAGGTGGCTTCCACGCTGCGGCTACGCTGGTCACCCGCTACCGGATTGAAAAGGGAAACCTGTGGATTGTTCCCAACCTGAATAGTGAAGCCATCCTCAAACGGGTACGCGGCGACATGAACTTGAAGTTTGCTGCTGTTTCCAAGAGCGATCCACAATATGCATCGATCAAACGCATTAAATCGATTATTACCGAATCGCAGGTCGATCTGATTCTGAACCTGCACGATGGTAGCGGTTTTTACCATCCAACCCGCATTAACAGCCAGCGCAATCCCAACCGCTGGGGACAGAGTTGTGTCATCGACCAGAAACAGTTACCGGGGGCTCATTTTGGCCAGCTACAGGAACTGGCCGAAACGGCCATCCAGCAGGTCAACAAAAAAGTCCAAGCAAAAGATCATTATTTTCAATTGAAAAATATGAATACCGCAAGCACGACGAAAGACATTCCTGCAAAAAAATCATTGTCTTTCTTCGCTGTCAGTCACAACAAACCGACGATAGCTGTAGAAGCCAGCAAAAAATACCCGGTCCACCTGCGCACATATTATCACCTCGAAGCCCTGGAAAGCTTTATGCAACAAATGGGGATAACATTCCGCCGGGATTTCCCTCTGACACCTGCAGGGGTGAAGCAGGTTATTAAAGATGATGCCCTGATTTCCCTGGCGGAGGGACGGATTCAACTGGAACTGAATAATATGCGGACATCCGTTAAGCACTTTCCCCTGGCGAAAACAGTTGAACCTGACTTTAGTTCCAGAAATCCATTGATTACATTACAACCGACGGAAGAACAGTATCGACTCCACTATGGTAACAATCGGCTGGCTTTTTTAGATCCACTGTATGTTGAACTAGATCGTAGTATTGAGGGGGTTGAAATATTGATCGATGGCGTTCCTCAGGACATTCCCTTCGGTTCCATCGTTCCAGTGCAGAAAAAATTTCTGGTCAATAATCAAAAGGGATACCGGGTCAATGTCATCGGTTTTGCAAAACCGGACCAATCAAGTGACGGGCATTTTCAAATTGGGCAAAACCAGCTCAATAAAAGCTATTCCATCGATAAAGCCGGTCAACTCTATCGGGTAGAGGTTTATAAAGGAAAACGATTCAGCGGCATGGTGCTGGTCGACTTCAGGCCACAAAAGGGGTCTACCGTAGCACACTTCCGCCCTGTCAATCCAAAACCTGAAGAACATCTCAACTGA